A single genomic interval of Gossypium raimondii isolate GPD5lz chromosome 11, ASM2569854v1, whole genome shotgun sequence harbors:
- the LOC128034832 gene encoding uncharacterized protein LOC128034832: MSRTFQSQPKKLKGMDPRSTSSVGYSRRDRGKSYPGAKTQATLMASVGNVGNNRPECRQCGRRHAGECWGFRRACFRCGSQEHYIKDCPERIEEERLQRAGSGDIVSRGRPPRNTGSKVSGKSVAKDTAERSETRAPTRTYAKRARDDASSPDVITGTFSLHDIDFVTLIDPGSTHSYVCVKLVSSKNLPVENTEFVVKVLNPLGKYVLVDKVG; the protein is encoded by the exons ATGAGCAGGACATTTCAATCCCAACCAAAGAAGCTTAAAGGGATGGATCCACGATCAACTAGTTCAGTTGGGTATTCACGTAGAGATCGAGGGAAATCCTACCCCGGAGCTAAAACTCAAGCTACCTTGATGGCAAGTGTGGGCAATGTAGGGAATAATAGACCTGAGTGTCGACAGTGTGGCCGGCGACATGCTGGTGAGTGTTGGGGATTTAGACGAGCCTGTTTCAGGTGTGGTTCTCAAGAACACTATATAAAAGATTGCCCTGAGAGAATAGAGGAAGAAAGATTGCAGAGAGCTGGATCGGGTGATATTGTTAGTAGAGGTAGACCACCGAGGAATACTGGGAGCAAAGTCAGTGGTAAGAGTGTGGCGAAAGATACAGCTGAGAGATCAGAAACTAGAGCGCCTACCAGAACTTATGCCAAACGTGCTCGTGATGATGCATCATCTCCTGACGtaattactggtacattttcccTTCATGATATTGATTTTGTTACTTTAATTGACCCTGGGtcgactcattcatatgtatgtgtgAAGTTAGTATCTAGTAAAAATTTGCCTGTTGAAAATACTGAATTTGTTGTTAAAGTATTAAATCCTTTAGGCAAATATGTCTTAGTCGATAAG GTTGGTTGA